CAAGGAAATTGGAGCGTTAGAAAATGCTCGTGATTTTGTGAAAAAAGTTTTGGAAAACCGACTAGGCGATATTCCTGGAGATATTGGACAATGTCTCAATGATGCTTCAGTTATTTCGGTTTTAGAAGAGATGTTAAAAGCCGCACTTATAGTAAATTCTTTTGAGGAGTGTAGGAAGTCTTTTAGTATCATCATAAATAAGTAGTGTGGGTAATACCTACCTTACTTAGTAAACTGTTTGAAATCATCGACAATATGATGACTTTATCCCCTGAATTACAGTCAAGTTTAGAGAGTAAAATCAAACAATTTGAGGAGGAAAGAACCATGCCTTTAATGAGTAATATGGAGTTACGAGGAATAGAACGCGGTAAGGAAATTGGAGCGTTAGAAAAAAGCCGCGATGACATAAAAACAGTTTTAACTGTGCGGTTTGGACAAATTTCTTCAGAAATTGAAGAGATAATCGGCAAAATGACTAACTCGACTATCTTAGAAGAGCTACTAAAATTAGCAGCTACTGCTAATTCTCTCGCAGAATTTAAGCAGTCTTTGGCTAAAATCAATATCTAGAAAACGGGTTTCTTTGAGAACCTATTTAGAAACCGGGTTTCTTCGAGAAACCCGGTTTCTGGACTTATTAACGAATAAAATTAATCTGACAAATATTAAGAGGAATAATCGGTTCAAATTCTTTTCGGTCAGAAGTAAGTAAAATTCCTTTTTCTTGATTGGCTAAAGTCAAAGCAAAACAATCAGCTAAAGAAATGCGCTTAATTAGTGCCTTATATTGGCTTACTTGTCGCCAAAACTTGCTACTTAAATCAAAGCGAGTTTTTATGTTAATATCACTTAATTCTTGAATTAGTTTTTCTGTTTCTGATTCTCCTATATCGCGATAAAAATTATAGTAAACTTCGCAAAGATTAACAACATGAATCATTTTGTTATTATTTTGATTAGTGATGGTTTCTCTGACAAGATCCGCTCCTGTTTCATTACGAACAAAAGCAATTACAGCACAAGCATCTAAAATGATATTCATCTATTACGCTCCTCCCAATCAATTTCTGCTTGTTTTTGTTGGGCAAAATCTTCACTACTGGTGGGTGCATGAGCATATTTACCTTGTAATGATTTAATTAACTGTTGTCTTTCTTCTTCTGATTTAGGTTTAATTTGAGGCAAAAAATTTTGCTCGATTAACTCTCTAATTTGCAATAATTGTTCGCCAGAAAGATTAGCTAATGATTCAATTATTTGTTGACGTATTGCTGTAGCATTCATGATTATTACTGACAATTAAGTATAAAAAGTTACTATGGTTACAATCTATCACAAAAAATGCTAATTGGCCAGCAAACCTCTAAAATTAAGCAAATAACTGCCTCGCTTTGACGTTAGCGATCGCATCTTCGCAATAACTGAGAAAATGGGTTTCTCCTTTAAGTAAGAAACCCGGTTTCTTGTATAAATGTTAATTTTTGTTATATCCCCCTTGAAAAATTCGGGATTCTTTGCACAAAATAGTCGCATTAATCTTTTGCAGTCAGTGTCATGACTTCTACCCTTTTGCCGAGCCTTTCTGCTGTTGACGATGTTTTGTTCAATTTTGCTCAATCTGATGGCTTTGTTCAAGCTAATCAGGTGGATAGTGCGAGAAATCAGCGTTTAACCGCTACCGTAGTTTTCCTCGATGCTGGTGTTAGCGATTATCAAAGTCTCCAAGCTGGAGTAATTTCAGAAGTCGCCACCGTTATTCTCACTCCCAATCAAGACGGAATCGAACAAATATCCGCTTTTTTACAACGAAATCCCCAGATTACCACCATTCACCTGGTTTCCCATGGTGCGCCGGGATGCTTATATTTAGGGAATTGTCAACTTAATTTAACAAATATTTACGATTATCGCCAACAGTTACAGAATTGGGCGAAGATTAATCATATTCTACGGCGTTGTCAAATTGAAAGATGATCAGAATCAGCTGGGAACTGAAATCACTTTGATAGCAAGGATTGCATTGCATCTTTCATATTCTGATCTGACAACGCCAATCCTTATGAACTCTGAGATTGATATTCTCAATCTTAATTGAGATGACTATATTTGTCTTGTAGCAAGGTTTAATACGTTTCTGCCATGGATACCTACTCCCCCGCCTTACGCTCTGCTGTTGCTGATGTTCTCCAATCCCTAGGGGATTTTGCCGCTGATCCTCTCTTTGCGGAAAAGTTTAAGCTAGTTTTTGGCACGGAGATTACGCCACGACGGTTCCGTGCGTTAACGTCCCCCGGAAATCTGCCGGAAGTTGAAATCCTAGCGGATGGGATTTTAGACGGCGCGGTAGGGGCTTTTTCGGCCCAGACAGGCAAGATCTATCTGTCGGAGTCGGTGGTTAATGGGGATGCGGGGCGCTTGCGGGCGGTGTTGTTAGAGGAGATTGGGCATTATTTGGATTTGGTGGTTAACGCTCAGGATACAACCGGGGATGAGGGTGAGTTGTTTTCGGCGCTGGTGCGGGGTGTTGAGATTGGCAGTGGGGAATTGCGTCGCCTACAGACAGAGGATGATTGGGCGGTCATTACCATTGATGAGCAGTTGGTCGCAGTAGAGCAGGCGACAACTAATCTGGGTTTAAGGCAAGGATATGGCTATCGAGATGATTCCGTCACGACATCAGACTCCGGCGATATCTGGATTTTTTCGACCACCGGTCAGGGAAATAGTAATCATTACGTCCAAGTGTCCTCTACCGCAACGAACGTTGATCTGGTACTAGACCTTTATAATCACTCTACCGGCCAGCTTTTAGTTCGCGCAGACGATTATGGCTCAAATTATAATTTAGAGGGCATTTCCCTTGCAGATCTTCCTGCTGGAACCTATTCTGCTGTTGTTTATAACTATTACGGTGCTAACATTGGTTGGCCAGGCTCGGCTGGCTACCGACTAGAGATTAATGCGCCCCAGTCGGATTTGTGGCCTGTACCGTTGGAGTTGATTATTTCCACGACGCCGGGGAACTCGACCCAAGCCACCCAGATCACCTCGACTAATACTCTCTATATCGACGGCGCTTGGCAGAATATCGGCAGTGGCAGTACGGTATCGGGCTTTTGGAGCCGTTTACTTCTGAATGGAACCCAGATTGCTTCTTGGAATAACCTTGCGTTTAGCGCTGGCGACTTTGACTACTTCACCGACTTCGCTCTTGGCCCTCTAGCACCGGGCAACTATACCCTGACCTTACAGGTTGACTCTACCAATGCGGTTTTTGAGAGTGACGAGTCGAATAACACATATTCTCGCACGTTTACAGTCACAGCACCGAGTATTCCTCAAGATGGATACGAATCCAATAACACCCTCGCGACGGCAAGAAATCTCGGAACCCTGAGCGGATTAAGCGCCCTGCAAAATCTGACCATTCACAGTTCTACAGATACCGACTTTTTCCGCTTTACCACGGCGGGAACCTCCACCGATGAACACTATATCGCCGCTTTCTTTAATGGCGCTCAGGGGATTATTGATCTTAATTTCTTTGACAGCGCCGGTAACTTTCTGTTCTATGCTCTGGGAGAAGGGTCTGGCTACAACTATGTTCCCCTAGGCGGTTTACCGGCGGGGACCTACGTTGTCCAGTTGGGGAGTTATGCTGGGCAGACCAGTCCTGGTTATTTACTGGAATTTAATCTGCCAGTGGCTTTTACGACTACAGGTGATCGCCTAGAAACCAGTGGCAATTCTAATAGACCTCTCCATAATTTAATTAAATCACAATATATAGGATATAATAAAACAAATAGTAACTCAAAAAAGCCATGAAAAACTACACTTGGGAATACATTCAAAAATATCCGAAACAAACTAAAAGACTATTAGGAATTGACTACCAACAACTAGAACAACTGATGGCACTTGGAAAACTTATACATCGGAAAAACCAATCAGAAATCGAAAAAACCAAAATTAGGATTAATCAACCAGGAAGCGGAACACCTCCTAAATTATCAGAAGAGGAACAAATTGTTCTAATGTTGGTTTATTTAAGACATCATCTAAGCTTTCAAATCTTAGGACTAATATTTCAAGTGAGTGAATCAACGGCTCATAATATCTTTACCTATTGGCAAAAACTTTTTGAAGGAGAGTTACCGCCAAGTTTGTTAGAACAAATAAAGAAGTGCCAAGAAGAGGAAATAATAATTGAACAATTAAGGGATTATGAGTTGATTGTCGATAGCGCAGAACAGCCCGTGGAGAGGCCGACCGATTATCAAGAACAAAAAATATATTATTCGGGAAAGCAAAAAAGACATACTTTAAAAAGTCAATTTATTGTCTTGCCAAAAGCTGAAGATATTGTTGATGTAGTTATTGGTCAACCTGGTCCGACGAGCGACATAAAAATCTGTCGGCAAACTTTAAGCAAATTCGATTCTCAACAAACTTTTATTGGAGATAAAGCTTACCTAGGAGAAAATCAAATCAGAACTCCTGATAAAAAACCTAAGAATGGAGAATTAACCGAGAATCAAATTAAAGAAAATAAAGTTTTATCATCTCGGCGAATTTTTGTTGAGCATTTAATTCGAGTTGTCAAAGTATTTAAAGTAGTTCAAGAAAGATTTAGATTAAATAAAAGTCGATATAAATCGGTTTTACTGACCGTTTGTGGCTTAGTAAGGTTGAGAATTAGTGCGCTAATTTTAGAAGTAATAGAAGGGGAGCAATCAGGGGAAGTAATTGACGTTATAATTAGCCATAGTTTTCCGTCAAAATTGGATTTTGTCTCTTCAAACCCTGATTAATCGGTTTTGAGAGCTAATTTTGACTCTTGGTCTAATCTGCCTCTCTTCCTTGCTGTGACTGACTTATAAATTTTTGGAGAGGTCTAATAATTTTGGAACAACGCCAACGTCCTTGGGAACCGTTGCGGGCTTTAAGCGGGAAAATGATCTGTCTATCCATACCCCCACGGATCAGGATTGGTTTTCTTTTACGATTACAGGGCAGACTAACAATAATCATTACATCGCCATTGATTTTAATAACACCCAGGGGAATTTAGATTTAGCCCTCTATGATAACCAAGGTCGTCTGATTACCTACGAGGCCAATAACACCGACGGGGAGTATATATCCCTCTGGGGACTGCCCCAAGGTACCTACCGAGCGGCGGTTTACAGTTGGCTTGGGCAAACGAATGAATATGATTTAATTATCAACGCGCCCGGAACGACTTCGGGGATTCAGAGCGACAGCTTTGAAAGCAATAACACCCGAAGCGCCGCTAAGGCCTTAAAGAATTTTGGTTGGAGTTCTGAGAGCGGCTACAAAGAGTGGAATAATCTTTCCATCCACACGGCCAGCGATGAGGATTGGTTTAGTTTTGACCTCAAGCAAACCGGTGTCGAGGGGCATTTTGTCGGCATTGCGCTGGATAATATCCAAGGGGATTTGGATATTGAGCTTTACAACAGCGCCGGTAACAAAATTGGGGAATCCAAGGGAACCCGTAATTTTGAGTCTATCAGTCTAGCGGGCCGGGGAACGGGTACTTATTTTGTGCGGGTGTTAGGTTTTAATAGTGCCGTCAATCCCAATTATTCCCTAGTCGTCAATACCCCTGGGGATGATATTTTTGAAGCCAATAATACGCGGGCAGTGGCGAAGGATTTAAGCAATCTCCGCACGTCTCCCCTCAAAACCTGGCAAAATCTGTCTATTACCGCCGGTGATAATGATTGGTTTAAGTTCAATTTACCGAGTCGGGGAACGGCTAATGATTTTGTCAGCGTTACCTTCGATCACAGTTTGGGGGATGTTGACCTAGAGCTTTATAACAGTAGCGGTACCCGTATCCTCAGTTCGGCAGGAACGTCTAATAGCGAGCGTATTTCCCTGGAGGGGCAGACTAGCGGCGATTACTTTGTGCGGGTGTTGGGTTATAACAACGCCACTAACCCCAACTACGACCTCACCATTAGCGCACCTTTAGCCAACGGGGCGGATAGCTTTGAGTCGAATAATAGTTTTTCGACGGCCTATAACCTGAATAATCAAATTGCGCCCTCCCAACAGGGGCGGCAGGTGGTCACCTTGGGGACTGATCCCGAGGAGTTTCTCTCGATTCACAACGGTAGTGATGTGGATTGGTTTAAGTTCACGATCGCCGGCGCCGGTCAGCAGGGACATTATGCGGCCATTAGTTTTGACCACACCCTGGGGGATCTAGATCTACAGCTTTACAATAGCTCTAACACCCTACTCAAAACCTCGGAGGGGGTCGCCAACGCCCATTCGGTGGACTTAAAGGGATTGAGTGCCGGGACTTATTATTTGCGGGTTTATGGTCACAATGGGGAGGTCAATCCGAGCTATACCTTGACAGTGGACGCGCCCTTT
This portion of the Microcystis aeruginosa NIES-2549 genome encodes:
- a CDS encoding type II toxin-antitoxin system VapC family toxin, which codes for MNIILDACAVIAFVRNETGADLVRETITNQNNNKMIHVVNLCEVYYNFYRDIGESETEKLIQELSDINIKTRFDLSSKFWRQVSQYKALIKRISLADCFALTLANQEKGILLTSDRKEFEPIIPLNICQINFIR
- a CDS encoding transposase family protein yields the protein MKNYTWEYIQKYPKQTKRLLGIDYQQLEQLMALGKLIHRKNQSEIEKTKIRINQPGSGTPPKLSEEEQIVLMLVYLRHHLSFQILGLIFQVSESTAHNIFTYWQKLFEGELPPSLLEQIKKCQEEEIIIEQLRDYELIVDSAEQPVERPTDYQEQKIYYSGKQKRHTLKSQFIVLPKAEDIVDVVIGQPGPTSDIKICRQTLSKFDSQQTFIGDKAYLGENQIRTPDKKPKNGELTENQIKENKVLSSRRIFVEHLIRVVKVFKVVQERFRLNKSRYKSVLLTVCGLVRLRISALILEVIEGEQSGEVIDVIISHSFPSKLDFVSSNPD
- a CDS encoding DUF4347 domain-containing protein, encoding MTSTLLPSLSAVDDVLFNFAQSDGFVQANQVDSARNQRLTATVVFLDAGVSDYQSLQAGVISEVATVILTPNQDGIEQISAFLQRNPQITTIHLVSHGAPGCLYLGNCQLNLTNIYDYRQQLQNWAKINHILRRCQIER
- a CDS encoding CARDB domain-containing protein, whose product is MDTYSPALRSAVADVLQSLGDFAADPLFAEKFKLVFGTEITPRRFRALTSPGNLPEVEILADGILDGAVGAFSAQTGKIYLSESVVNGDAGRLRAVLLEEIGHYLDLVVNAQDTTGDEGELFSALVRGVEIGSGELRRLQTEDDWAVITIDEQLVAVEQATTNLGLRQGYGYRDDSVTTSDSGDIWIFSTTGQGNSNHYVQVSSTATNVDLVLDLYNHSTGQLLVRADDYGSNYNLEGISLADLPAGTYSAVVYNYYGANIGWPGSAGYRLEINAPQSDLWPVPLELIISTTPGNSTQATQITSTNTLYIDGAWQNIGSGSTVSGFWSRLLLNGTQIASWNNLAFSAGDFDYFTDFALGPLAPGNYTLTLQVDSTNAVFESDESNNTYSRTFTVTAPSIPQDGYESNNTLATARNLGTLSGLSALQNLTIHSSTDTDFFRFTTAGTSTDEHYIAAFFNGAQGIIDLNFFDSAGNFLFYALGEGSGYNYVPLGGLPAGTYVVQLGSYAGQTSPGYLLEFNLPVAFTTTGDRLETSGNSNRPLHNLIKSQYIGYNKTNSNSKKP